The following are encoded together in the Triticum dicoccoides isolate Atlit2015 ecotype Zavitan chromosome 6B, WEW_v2.0, whole genome shotgun sequence genome:
- the LOC119321348 gene encoding uncharacterized protein LOC119321348 yields the protein MPAGRRAKAYPSSSAPGDTQLRECTGTCIESSCPDATCFLTSINLIPYTCPRRKISENLTIKVRLPDDQIVTGWIENPELYVHFFIVKIKNVDVIDPTHLYHLSLDRATQFEPYRKVAAVWRYYDSGELKTRSGVDLASVFARTDERMLSTCRIHEVGIGGPLVDFDGNFVGMNYSRTKERKTPYVRRPSIREFMWFRGMVSVNKEEVDEAASARIKIRFGDPGLLMAAGGQYINLLDDMFKKDILRKPLGGFGLEMDRSAYSLASESSKRLASEMDRSVVSLASFNGFAKKFSCTGVFIKCKKCSATILTSASLVRVPGSAHMIDDNLWIEVCLPGGFRVVGILNCYNLHYNVALVDIMGFWRPRTIKIHGHPVTSSMDVIAVGSLFARRKLMAVEGKVLIGKQSKLDCKELCVSTCVITKAGIGGPLIDNDGNFVGMNFYDEEETPFLPRDVIHRLLLNNKTRPSADDTIVEGVENSNRWTFPGGSGTHGNTESIAEIDGNKWPLPEPRYVGRRDIHLPLQKWPLGRRRPLPV from the exons ATGCCGGCCGGCCGGCGAGCCAAGGCGTACCCTTCGTCCTCCGCGCCCG GTGATACCCAATTACGCGAATGCACAGGCACATGCATCGAAAGCTCATGTCCTGATGCCACGTGTTTCCTGACATCGATAAATTTGATTCCGTATACTTGCCCTAGAAGGAAGATCAGTGAAAATTTGACG ATTAAAGTGCGCCTTCCCGATGATCAGATTGTCACTGGGTGGATAGAGAATCCTGAGTTATATGTTCATTTTTTCATCGTCAAAATCAAGAACGTTGATGTTATTGATCCCACCCATCTATATCATCTAAGTCTTGATCGTGCCACACAGTTTGAGCCTTATAGGAAGGTAGCAGCTGTATGGCGCTATTATGATTCAGGAGAATTAAAGACCAGAAGCGGAGTAGATCTTGCCTCTGTATTTGCTCGTACCGATGAGAGGATGTTAAGCACATGCCGAATCCATGAG GTGGGGATTGGAGGTCcccttgttgattttgatggcaactTTGTTGGGATGAACTACTCTCGTACCAAAGAACGAAAGACCCCCTATGTACGAAGGCCTTCAATTCGTGAATTCATGTGGTTTCGCGGGATGGTCAG TGTTAATAAGGAAGAGGTTGACGAAGCTGCAAGTGCAAGAATTAAAATTCGTTTTGGAGACCCAGGTCTCCTCATGGCAGCAG GCGGGCAATACATAAATCTTCTCGATGATATGTTCAAGAAGGATATCTTGAGGAAACCATTGGGAGGTTTTGGTTTAGAAATGGATCGAAGTGCCTACTCACTTGCTTCAGAATCAAGCAAACGTCTTGCTTCAGAAATGGATCGTAGTGTTGTCTCACTTGCCTCATTCAATG GATTTGCAAAGAAGTTTTCTTGCACAGGTGTATTTATAAAGTGCAAAAAATGCTCTGCAACAATTCTGACGTCAGCAAGTTTGGTTAGAGTTCCTGGCAGTGCACACATGATTGATGATAACTTATGG ATTGAAGTTTGCCTTCCAGGCGGATTTCGAGTTGTAGGGATATTGAACTGTTATAATTTACACTACAATGTTGCTCTTGTTGACATCATGGGATTCTGGCGTCCTCGTACAATAAAAATCCATGGGCATCCAGTTACCTCATCTATGGACGTAATAGCTGTGGGTAGTCTTTTTGCACGTCGCAAACTAATGGCTGTTGAGGGGAAGGTGTTGATTGGCAAACAAAGCAAACTTGATTGCAAAGAACTTTGTGTTTCCACCTGTGTAATCACCAAG GCTGGGATTGGGGGGCCTCTTATTGACAATGATGGGAATTTTGTTGGAATGAACTTCTATGATGAGGAAGAAACCCCGTTCCTGCCGAGGGATGTTATTCACCGCCTCTTATTGAACAATAAAACACG GCCTAGTGCAGATGATACTATTGTTGAGGGTGTTGAAAACAG CAACAGATGGACGTTTCCTGGTGGGAGTGGGACACACGGAAACACTGAATCTATTGCAGAAATTGATGGAAACAA ATGGCCGTTGCCTGAGCCACGCTACGTCGGTCGTAGAGACATCCATTTGCCACTTCAGAAATGGCCTCTGGGTCGCCGAAGGCCTCTGCCTGTGTGA